The Brasilonema sennae CENA114 genome includes a region encoding these proteins:
- a CDS encoding cupin domain-containing protein, producing MKLPQQKTFKMRKASVILPLAILAFGSVVVNSQESPSPNTYTQSVRREVLASGYPTQDQKQILELVRYTIAPRTKLPTHIHPGMQIERVEAGTLTYTVVQGEAKVTKANGTQLILQKGKTIQLTVGDSLVEPAGMVHYGENLTNKPIILLSASLFDANQPKSILINPENR from the coding sequence ATGAAATTACCCCAACAAAAAACTTTTAAGATGAGAAAAGCGTCTGTGATTCTCCCCTTAGCTATCCTGGCTTTTGGCAGTGTAGTTGTTAACAGCCAAGAAAGCCCCTCACCCAATACTTACACTCAATCTGTTAGGCGTGAAGTTTTAGCGAGTGGTTATCCGACTCAAGATCAAAAGCAGATTCTTGAGCTTGTACGCTATACAATCGCACCAAGAACAAAACTCCCTACTCATATTCATCCGGGAATGCAGATTGAACGAGTAGAAGCGGGAACTTTAACTTATACTGTTGTGCAAGGAGAGGCTAAAGTAACGAAAGCTAATGGCACACAATTGATTCTTCAAAAAGGGAAAACTATACAGCTTACAGTAGGAGATTCTTTAGTTGAACCTGCTGGAATGGTTCATTATGGAGAAAACCTAACAAACAAACCGATTATTCTATTATCTGCTTCTCTATTTGATGCTAATCAACCAAAATCTATTTTAATCAATCCTGAAAACAGATGA
- a CDS encoding DUF2281 domain-containing protein, with protein MTIAKQIYELVKSLPQDQASEILTFAESIRAKYLNSNQPSSTVAPVPWAELVYSLAGSWGEDFPTLENIRDNSGQDILRERL; from the coding sequence ATGACCATCGCTAAACAGATTTACGAACTCGTCAAATCTCTTCCTCAAGACCAAGCCAGCGAGATTCTCACTTTTGCTGAATCTATTCGTGCTAAATATCTAAATTCTAATCAACCCAGTAGTACAGTCGCTCCAGTACCTTGGGCTGAACTGGTTTATTCCTTAGCTGGAAGTTGGGGAGAGGACTTTCCTACGTTGGAAAACATTCGTGATAATTCGGGGCAGGACATCCTACGGGAGAGGCTCTAA
- the bchB gene encoding ferredoxin:protochlorophyllide reductase (ATP-dependent) subunit B: MKLAYWMYAGPAHIGTLRVASSFKNVHAIMHAPLGDDYFNVMRSMLERERNFTPVTASIVDRNVLARGSQEKVVDNITRKDAEEHPDLIVLTPTCTSSILQEDLANFVERASLEAKADVLLADVNHYRVNELQAADRTLQQIVQYYIEKARKKGQLPEGKTEKPSVNIIGISTLGFHNQHDCTELKRLMADLGIEVNAVIPEGASVHELKNLPRAWFNLVPYRELGVMAARYLEEQFGIPTVDITPMGVVETARCIRKIQQIINAQGADVDYEEFINQQTLYVSQAAWFSRSIDCQNLTGKKAVVFGDSTHAAAMTKILAREMGIHVVWAGTYCKYDAEWFSQQVSEYCDEVLITEDHGAIGDAIARVEPSAIFGTQMERHVGKRLDIPCGVIAAPIHIQNFPIGYKPFMGYEGTNQIADLVYNSFTLGMEDHLLEIFGGHDTKEVITKGISADSDLGWTKDAQAELNKVPGFVRGKVKRNTEKFARERNMTQITLEVMYAAKEAVGA; the protein is encoded by the coding sequence ATGAAATTGGCTTACTGGATGTATGCAGGTCCCGCCCACATTGGTACTCTGCGGGTTGCCAGTTCCTTTAAAAATGTTCATGCGATCATGCACGCGCCCTTGGGTGATGACTACTTCAACGTTATGCGCTCTATGCTAGAACGGGAAAGGAACTTCACGCCAGTGACAGCCAGTATTGTTGATCGCAACGTTTTGGCACGGGGTTCGCAAGAAAAAGTGGTGGACAATATCACCCGCAAAGACGCGGAAGAACACCCAGACTTGATTGTGTTAACTCCCACCTGTACTTCCAGCATTTTACAAGAAGACTTAGCAAACTTTGTGGAAAGGGCATCTCTGGAGGCGAAAGCGGATGTGCTACTGGCAGACGTGAACCACTACCGCGTGAATGAACTCCAAGCTGCCGATCGCACTCTCCAACAAATCGTCCAATACTACATCGAGAAAGCCCGCAAGAAAGGCCAACTGCCTGAAGGTAAAACCGAAAAGCCTTCTGTCAACATCATCGGTATTTCTACCCTCGGTTTCCATAACCAGCACGACTGCACAGAACTCAAGCGGTTGATGGCTGACTTGGGTATTGAGGTGAATGCTGTGATTCCAGAAGGTGCTTCCGTTCACGAGTTGAAGAACCTGCCCCGCGCCTGGTTTAACCTTGTCCCTTACCGGGAACTTGGTGTGATGGCAGCTCGTTACCTTGAAGAACAATTCGGAATCCCAACCGTAGATATCACACCAATGGGTGTCGTAGAAACGGCTCGTTGTATCCGTAAAATTCAGCAGATAATTAATGCTCAAGGGGCGGATGTTGATTACGAAGAGTTTATCAACCAGCAAACTCTGTATGTATCACAGGCTGCATGGTTTTCTCGTTCGATTGACTGTCAAAACTTGACTGGTAAGAAAGCCGTTGTGTTTGGTGATAGCACTCACGCAGCTGCTATGACTAAGATTCTGGCACGAGAAATGGGCATTCACGTTGTCTGGGCTGGAACTTACTGCAAATACGATGCGGAGTGGTTCAGCCAGCAGGTGAGCGAGTATTGTGATGAAGTGCTGATCACCGAGGATCATGGGGCAATTGGGGATGCGATCGCCCGCGTCGAACCTTCTGCGATCTTCGGTACCCAAATGGAACGCCACGTTGGTAAGCGTCTGGATATCCCCTGCGGTGTGATTGCTGCACCCATTCACATCCAGAACTTCCCCATCGGTTACAAACCATTCATGGGTTACGAAGGAACAAATCAGATTGCCGATTTGGTCTACAATTCCTTTACCTTAGGAATGGAAGACCACCTGTTGGAAATCTTCGGCGGACATGATACCAAGGAAGTCATTACCAAGGGCATTTCTGCTGATTCTGATTTGGGATGGACTAAGGATGCTCAAGCAGAATTGAACAAGGTTCCTGGCTTTGTGCGTGGTAAAGTCAAGCGCAACACCGAGAAATTTGCTCGCGAGCGGAATATGACTCAAATTACTCTGGAAGTGATGTACGCTGCGAAAGAAGCTGTGGGTGCATAG
- a CDS encoding acyltransferase family protein: MGRLTSLDVFRGITIAAMILVNMAGVADESKVYPPLLHADWHGCTPTDLVFPFFLFIVGVAMTFSLSKYTGDNKPTAPVYLRILRRAAILFALGLLLNGFWNKGPWTFDLSSIRIMGVLQRISLTYLLASVAVLKLPRKGQWILAGVLLIGYWLAMMYVPVPGYGAGVLTREGNFGAYIDRLIIPQAHLYKGDGFKNLGDPEGLFGTIPAIVSVLAGYFAGQWIRAQPVKSRTSIGLVLFGIGCLIIGWAWGWTFPINKKLWTSSYVIFTSGWALLLLAACYELIEVRRVRRWDKPFEVLGLNAISLFVASVLLIKILVRTKVGSGENAPNTYDWIYQNVFASWAGAMNGSLLFAIVTVLLWVAIAYVMYQRRWFFKV, translated from the coding sequence ATGGGTCGTCTCACTTCACTTGATGTTTTTCGCGGCATCACTATCGCAGCCATGATTCTTGTTAACATGGCGGGTGTTGCCGACGAATCAAAAGTCTACCCTCCATTACTCCATGCAGATTGGCACGGCTGTACCCCAACTGATTTAGTCTTTCCTTTCTTCTTGTTTATCGTTGGTGTGGCGATGACTTTCTCCTTGTCAAAGTACACTGGCGACAATAAACCCACAGCGCCTGTTTACTTGCGTATTTTGCGTCGCGCTGCGATTTTATTCGCTTTAGGATTATTACTCAATGGTTTTTGGAATAAAGGTCCTTGGACTTTTGATTTGAGTAGTATCCGCATTATGGGAGTGTTGCAACGCATTAGCTTGACATATCTCCTTGCTTCTGTTGCTGTCCTTAAACTCCCACGTAAAGGACAATGGATACTGGCAGGAGTGTTACTCATCGGCTACTGGTTAGCAATGATGTATGTACCCGTTCCCGGTTATGGCGCTGGAGTGCTGACGCGAGAGGGAAATTTCGGTGCTTATATAGACCGTTTAATTATTCCTCAAGCACATCTTTACAAGGGTGATGGTTTTAAAAATTTAGGAGATCCAGAGGGACTTTTTGGCACTATTCCCGCTATTGTGAGTGTATTGGCTGGATATTTCGCTGGACAATGGATACGCGCTCAGCCAGTTAAATCTCGTACAAGCATAGGTTTAGTATTATTTGGTATTGGTTGCTTAATTATTGGTTGGGCATGGGGCTGGACATTCCCGATTAACAAAAAGCTATGGACGAGTTCTTATGTAATTTTTACTAGTGGTTGGGCATTATTGTTACTTGCAGCTTGTTATGAACTTATTGAAGTGCGGCGGGTACGGCGTTGGGATAAACCTTTTGAAGTGCTGGGATTAAATGCAATTTCCCTTTTTGTTGCTTCTGTACTGCTGATTAAAATCTTGGTGAGAACTAAAGTTGGTTCTGGGGAAAATGCTCCCAACACTTATGATTGGATTTACCAGAATGTATTCGCATCTTGGGCTGGTGCGATGAATGGTTCTTTACTTTTCGCCATTGTCACTGTGTTACTTTGGGTGGCGATCGCCTATGTGATGTATCAGCGGCGATGGTTTTTCAAAGTCTAA
- a CDS encoding peroxiredoxin — MPVKVGDTAPNFTLPSQNGTPVSLEDFRGKPVVLYFYPKDDTPGCTTQSCAFRDQYEVFKTAGAEVIGVSGDSPESHQKFAAKYQLPFTLLSDKGDQVRKQYGATTAFGLIPGRVSYVIDNQGVVQYVFDSMFNFKGHVEEAIKTLQQLQTA; from the coding sequence ATGCCAGTAAAAGTAGGAGACACAGCCCCCAATTTTACATTACCGTCCCAGAACGGTACACCTGTGAGCCTGGAAGATTTTCGTGGCAAACCAGTCGTCCTGTACTTTTACCCCAAGGACGACACACCAGGATGTACAACTCAGTCGTGCGCTTTTCGCGACCAGTACGAAGTCTTTAAAACAGCAGGCGCAGAAGTCATTGGTGTGAGTGGTGACTCACCCGAGTCTCACCAGAAATTTGCCGCCAAGTACCAACTACCTTTTACCCTTTTAAGCGATAAAGGCGACCAAGTGCGTAAGCAATACGGCGCAACTACAGCCTTCGGTTTGATTCCCGGTCGGGTGAGTTATGTTATTGATAACCAAGGAGTTGTACAGTATGTCTTTGACTCAATGTTTAACTTCAAAGGTCACGTCGAGGAAGCAATCAAAACGTTGCAACAACTGCAAACAGCTTAA
- a CDS encoding DUF4336 domain-containing protein: protein MNSQERQKKVQPQEHPRDWSWPFWPAVPLYPYNKRRTLRREIVKDTIWTFDQLQGILYTIVPIRMTVVKLWAGGLLVYAPVAPTTECVRLVNELVAVHGEVKYIILPTSSGLEHKVFVGPFARRFPNAQVFIAPHQWSLPFNLPLSWLGFPQKRTQVLPEDSKQAPFGDEFDYAVLDINLGRGSFAEVAVFHRRSRTVLVTDSVLSVPEEPPAIAQLDPYPLLFHARENAFEAIEDNQANRRKGWQRICLFAVYFRPSMLEVTGMVQTFRDTFQAPNHSPKAYFGLFPFRWKQNWKHSFDTLRGNGRPFVAPILQIFIFPQAPRQVLNWADKVATWDFGRIISCHFDSAIEAVPRQFRQAFAFLEKKPLACEESFGSSSQPLVEEDFKFIKELEGNLVRRGIATPAKEKI from the coding sequence ATGAATTCACAGGAACGTCAAAAGAAGGTACAGCCACAAGAACATCCAAGAGATTGGTCATGGCCGTTTTGGCCTGCTGTACCACTCTACCCCTACAACAAGCGGCGGACACTTCGTAGGGAAATAGTTAAGGACACTATCTGGACATTCGATCAACTTCAAGGCATCCTCTACACTATCGTACCGATTCGTATGACCGTCGTAAAGCTCTGGGCAGGGGGTCTACTTGTCTATGCCCCTGTTGCTCCGACGACTGAGTGTGTGCGCTTGGTGAACGAGTTGGTGGCTGTTCACGGTGAAGTTAAGTATATCATTCTGCCAACGAGTTCTGGTTTGGAGCACAAAGTTTTCGTTGGTCCCTTTGCCAGACGCTTTCCAAACGCACAGGTTTTCATTGCCCCGCATCAGTGGAGTTTGCCGTTCAACCTACCGTTGAGTTGGCTTGGCTTTCCTCAAAAACGAACCCAAGTGCTGCCAGAGGACAGCAAACAAGCGCCCTTTGGTGATGAGTTTGATTATGCAGTGTTGGACATCAACTTGGGACGGGGTTCTTTTGCGGAAGTAGCGGTTTTCCACAGGCGATCGCGGACTGTGCTTGTAACTGATTCTGTTTTATCTGTACCAGAAGAACCACCGGCGATCGCTCAATTAGATCCATATCCCTTGCTGTTTCACGCTAGAGAAAATGCCTTCGAGGCGATCGAGGACAATCAAGCAAACCGCCGCAAAGGATGGCAACGCATTTGTTTATTTGCAGTTTACTTTCGTCCCAGTATGCTAGAGGTAACTGGAATGGTGCAGACGTTTCGCGATACTTTTCAAGCACCAAACCACTCACCAAAGGCGTACTTTGGTTTATTTCCATTTCGCTGGAAACAGAACTGGAAGCACTCATTCGATACCCTACGAGGAAATGGGCGTCCATTTGTCGCACCGATTCTGCAAATCTTCATTTTTCCCCAAGCACCGAGACAAGTACTCAACTGGGCTGACAAAGTTGCAACTTGGGATTTTGGGCGAATTATTTCCTGTCACTTTGATTCGGCAATTGAAGCTGTTCCCCGTCAATTTCGGCAAGCATTTGCTTTCCTTGAGAAGAAACCTTTGGCATGTGAAGAATCATTTGGAAGTTCAAGTCAGCCTTTGGTGGAGGAAGACTTTAAATTCATCAAAGAACTTGAGGGGAATCTGGTTAGGCGCGGAATCGCCACACCAGCTAAAGAGAAGATTTGA
- a CDS encoding type II toxin-antitoxin system VapC family toxin → MYVLDTNTLIYYFKGQGQVAQNLANVSPQEIVISTIVFFELQVGIAKSNSPAKRTQQLQQLLSRVNLVSFEQAHALAAATIRAQLEQQGTPIGSLDILIAGTAIALQATLVTHNVNEFSRVAGLVLADWYL, encoded by the coding sequence ATGTACGTTTTGGATACCAACACCCTGATCTACTACTTCAAAGGTCAAGGACAGGTTGCTCAAAATCTTGCCAATGTCTCTCCCCAAGAAATAGTCATTTCCACAATCGTTTTCTTTGAATTACAAGTCGGTATCGCCAAATCTAACTCACCTGCAAAACGCACCCAACAACTTCAGCAACTGTTGAGCCGAGTTAACCTGGTGTCGTTTGAGCAAGCTCATGCTTTGGCTGCGGCAACCATTCGTGCTCAATTAGAGCAACAAGGTACACCCATAGGTTCGCTCGATATTTTGATTGCTGGGACAGCCATAGCACTTCAGGCAACTCTCGTCACTCATAATGTCAACGAGTTTTCCAGGGTTGCAGGACTTGTGCTCGCAGATTGGTATTTATAA